The following coding sequences are from one Kogia breviceps isolate mKogBre1 chromosome X, mKogBre1 haplotype 1, whole genome shotgun sequence window:
- the ZC4H2 gene encoding zinc finger C4H2 domain-containing protein isoform X2: protein MADEQEIMCKLESIKEIRNKTLQMEKIKTRLKAEFEALESEERHLKEYKQEMDLLLQEKMAHVEELRLIHADINVMENTIKQSENDLNKLLESTRRLHDEYKPLKEHVDALRMTLGLQRLPDLCEEEEKLSLEPACHVTNKFTGMHLYALCAKPRVGPGTPKSRNGSRMNEKRENT from the exons ATGGCAGATGAACAGGAAATCATGTGCAAATTGGAAAGCATTAAAGAGATCAG GAACAAGACCCTGCAGATGGAAAAGATCAAGACCCGTTTGAAGGCTGAGTTTGAGGCCCTTGAATCAGAGGAGAGGCACCTGAAGGAATACAAGCAAGAGATGGACCTCCTGCTACAGGAGAAGATGGCCCATGTGGAGGAACTCCGACTGATCCACGCTGATATCAATGTG ATGGAAAACACCATCAAACAGTCTGAGAATGACCTAAACAAGCTGCTAGAGTCTACCCGGCGGCTACATGATGAGTATAAGCCGCTGAAGGAACATGTGGATGCCCTGCGCATGACTCTGGGCCTGCAGAGGCTCCCTGACCTATGTGAAGAGGAGGAGAAGCTCTCCTTGGA GCCTGCTTGTCATGTCACCAACAAATTCACCGGAATGCACCTATATGCCCTCTGTGCAAAGCCAAGAGTCGGTCCAGGAACCCCAAAAAGCCGAAACGGAAGCAGGATGAATGAAAAGAGGGAGAACACTTAG
- the ZC4H2 gene encoding zinc finger C4H2 domain-containing protein isoform X1, whose translation MADEQEIMCKLESIKEIRNKTLQMEKIKTRLKAEFEALESEERHLKEYKQEMDLLLQEKMAHVEELRLIHADINVMENTIKQSENDLNKLLESTRRLHDEYKPLKEHVDALRMTLGLQRLPDLCEEEEKLSLDYFEKQKAEWQTEPQEPPIPESLAAAAAAAQQLQVARKQDTRQTATFRQQPPPMKACLSCHQQIHRNAPICPLCKAKSRSRNPKKPKRKQDE comes from the exons ATGGCAGATGAACAGGAAATCATGTGCAAATTGGAAAGCATTAAAGAGATCAG GAACAAGACCCTGCAGATGGAAAAGATCAAGACCCGTTTGAAGGCTGAGTTTGAGGCCCTTGAATCAGAGGAGAGGCACCTGAAGGAATACAAGCAAGAGATGGACCTCCTGCTACAGGAGAAGATGGCCCATGTGGAGGAACTCCGACTGATCCACGCTGATATCAATGTG ATGGAAAACACCATCAAACAGTCTGAGAATGACCTAAACAAGCTGCTAGAGTCTACCCGGCGGCTACATGATGAGTATAAGCCGCTGAAGGAACATGTGGATGCCCTGCGCATGACTCTGGGCCTGCAGAGGCTCCCTGACCTATGTGAAGAGGAGGAGAAGCTCTCCTTGGA TTACTTTGAGAAGCAGAAAGCAGAGTGGCAGACGGAGCCTCAGGAGCCCCCGATCCCTGAATCCTTGGCCGCCGCAGCCGCTGCCGCCCAACAACTCCAAGTGGCTAGGAAGCAGGACACTCGGCAGACAGCCACCTTCAGGCAGCAGCCCCCACCTATGAAG GCCTGCTTGTCATGTCACCAACAAATTCACCGGAATGCACCTATATGCCCTCTGTGCAAAGCCAAGAGTCGGTCCAGGAACCCCAAAAAGCCGAAACGGAAGCAGGATGAATGA